From the Primulina tabacum isolate GXHZ01 chromosome 3, ASM2559414v2, whole genome shotgun sequence genome, one window contains:
- the LOC142539852 gene encoding RING-H2 finger protein ATL65-like — translation MLRRSSAPASLPHHQWNPYPPAPSPYSTSLPTKEILSSSSTSVDSSSPQSSVDVSPPLIAMAAIAVITFIAIIFSRPITRQFLRFYRRHRQGQRRYVPSSSAGDGLSLPYSFDSPRDASFYIVSPEGLHESLIKTIPLSMFTRKSGFHDCAVCLLEFEENDYVRTLPTCSHAFHVDCIDMWLRSHANCPLCRAGIFRQDSPFRPVMAARIRPSLDDIIFPSTILQPLPEIPTNSEAAVTVMVDEITQEPSPSQERINNQSEDRFNGRNFLLTRSYSFEFERNLGSDNLGTEPSTASPCRFRRGGGGFWSKRLSPFSSIAKPRVFSFHHYRGMKSPFSRRRSFLPLSESSVRTSGGGSSRRRKSSASPMFIRTSAGANGLALSSRLRSGDPEALLSPERFNRR, via the coding sequence CGCACCACCAATGGAACCCATACCCACCGGCTCCTTCTCCATACTCCACCTCGCTGCCGACGAAGGAGATTTTGTCTTCTTCCTCCACCTCCGTGGATTCATCAAGTCCGCAGTCCTCTGTAGATGTCAGCCCGCCTTTGATTGCCATGGCTGCTATAGCCGTAATAACTTTCATCGCCATCATCTTCTCCCGCCCAATTACCCGCCAATTCCTCCGATTCTACCGCCGACACAGACAGGGGCAACGACGATACGTCCCGTCATCGTCTGCCGGAGATGGCCTCTCGCTTCCGTATTCATTTGACTCCCCTAGAGACGCTAGTTTCTATATCGTGTCACCTGAAGGGCTGCATGAATCTCTCATCAAGACGATTCCTCTCTCGATGTTCACTCGCAAAAGCGGCTTCCATGATTGCGCAGTGTGTTTGCTCGAATTCGAGGAAAATGATTACGTCCGTACACTCCCCACTTGCTCGCATGCTTTCCACGTCGATTGTATAGACATGTGGCTGCGTTCACACGCAAACTGCCCACTTTGTCGGGCCGGAATATTCCGCCAGGATTCTCCTTTCAGACCGGTAATGGCAGCAAGGATACGGCCAAGTTTGGATGATATTATTTTCCCGAGCACAATTCTCCAGCCTCTGCCTGAAATTCCAACCAATTCAGAGGCGGCGGTGACGGTGATGGTAGATGAAATCACCCAGGAGCCCTCGCCGAGCCAGGAGAGGATAAACAACCAATCAGAAGACAGATTCAACGGCCGAAATTTCTTGTTGACGAGATCGTATTCTTTCGAATTCGAACGAAACTTAGGTTCGGATAACCTAGGGACAGAGCCCTCGACCGCCTCGCCATGTCGGTTCCGGCGAGGTGGCGGAGGTTTCTGGAGCAAACGTCTGTCGCCTTTCAGCTCAATAGCGAAACCTAGAGTTTTCTCATTCCATCACTACAGAGGAATGAAATCTCCATTTTCCCGACGGCGGAGCTTCCTACCACTCTCGGAATCGAGCGTGCGTACTAGCGGAGGCGGCTCGTCGAGACGGCGAAAGTCGTCGGCGAGTCCAATGTTCATTAGGACTTCTGCTGGGGCCAATGGGTTAGCCTTGTCGAGCCGGCTAAGGAGCGGTGATCCGGAGGCCTTGCTTTCACCGGAGAGATTTAATAGACGGTGA